One Ranitomeya variabilis isolate aRanVar5 chromosome 5, aRanVar5.hap1, whole genome shotgun sequence DNA window includes the following coding sequences:
- the LOC143775805 gene encoding transmembrane protein 53-A-like isoform X1, whose protein sequence is MRRMKIMCSLRGTVRRTACYLLPGRLLHYQASASPVDLTMKASSGSVLQEQALTTSLPPCVKKYSNSVSLYINPTKSENCQSPRPLLLFLPWLGSNSRSHEKYIQLYFKLGFDVLVVESSMLHFLWPKTGLEFAGRLLHLLVKEKDLSSRKLYIHAMSIGGYTFAQMLVGSSMEQRKILEKIHGQVFDSLVIGSIERMARGVARMVSFPLLESLMVRVTLLYFSLLKAHTADYYEKGIQAFWESPVTCPALFFYCMNDPMSDHTTVDKLLEYWEKKGIEVQGKNWEKSVHAGHLRRHTREYTEILNNFISGLQARVPKSKL, encoded by the exons GGTCGTCTTCTCCATTATCAAGCAAGTGCATCCCCTGTAGACCTTACTATGAAAGCATCTTCTGGATCTGTCCTTCAGGAACAAGCTTTGACTACCTCATTGCCaccttgtgtgaaaaagtattcCAACTCTGTCTCCTTGTACATCAACCCGACAAAATCTGAAAACTGTCAATCTCCTCGCCCGCTTTTACTATTCCTTCCTTGGCTGGGCTCAAATTCACGATCCCATGAAAAGTATATCCAGCTGTACTTTAAACTGGGCTTTGATGTGTTGGTGGTAGAAAGCtcaatgttgcattttttgtggccAAAGACTGGTCTGGAGTTCGCAGGACGCTTGTTACATCTCTTGGTCAAAGAAAAGGATCTTTCTTCCAGAAAACTTTACATCCATGCAATGTCTATTGGTGGCTACACATTTGCACAGATGTTGGTGGGGTCATCCATGGAGCAACGGAAAATTCTGGAGAAGATACACGGTCAAGTGTTTGACAGCCTTGTGATTGGCAGCATAGAAAGGATGGCAAGAG GTGTGGCGCGCATGGTTAGTTTTCCTCTTTTGGAGTCATTGATGGTACGTGTAACGCTACTTTACTTTTCACTTCTAAAAGCCCATACTGCGGACTACTATGAAAAAGGAATTCAAGCATTTTGGGAAAGCCCTGTCACCTGCCCTGCCCTGTTTTTTTACTGTATGAATGACCCAATGAGTGACCATACTACAGTGGATAAACTCTTGGAGTACTGGGAGAAGAAAGGAATCGAAGTGCAAGGCAAGAATTGGGAGAAATCCGTACATGCAGGACATCTACGAAGACATACACGGGAGTACACAGAGATCCTGAACAATTTCATTAGTGGTCTACAGGCCAGAGTGCCAAAAAGCAAACTGTAG
- the LOC143775805 gene encoding transmembrane protein 53-A-like isoform X3, with protein MKASSGSVLQEQALTTSLPPCVKKYSNSVSLYINPTKSENCQSPRPLLLFLPWLGSNSRSHEKYIQLYFKLGFDVLVVESSMLHFLWPKTGLEFAGRLLHLLVKEKDLSSRKLYIHAMSIGGYTFAQMLVGSSMEQRKILEKIHGQVFDSLVIGSIERMARGVARMVSFPLLESLMVRVTLLYFSLLKAHTADYYEKGIQAFWESPVTCPALFFYCMNDPMSDHTTVDKLLEYWEKKGIEVQGKNWEKSVHAGHLRRHTREYTEILNNFISGLQARVPKSKL; from the exons ATGAAAGCATCTTCTGGATCTGTCCTTCAGGAACAAGCTTTGACTACCTCATTGCCaccttgtgtgaaaaagtattcCAACTCTGTCTCCTTGTACATCAACCCGACAAAATCTGAAAACTGTCAATCTCCTCGCCCGCTTTTACTATTCCTTCCTTGGCTGGGCTCAAATTCACGATCCCATGAAAAGTATATCCAGCTGTACTTTAAACTGGGCTTTGATGTGTTGGTGGTAGAAAGCtcaatgttgcattttttgtggccAAAGACTGGTCTGGAGTTCGCAGGACGCTTGTTACATCTCTTGGTCAAAGAAAAGGATCTTTCTTCCAGAAAACTTTACATCCATGCAATGTCTATTGGTGGCTACACATTTGCACAGATGTTGGTGGGGTCATCCATGGAGCAACGGAAAATTCTGGAGAAGATACACGGTCAAGTGTTTGACAGCCTTGTGATTGGCAGCATAGAAAGGATGGCAAGAG GTGTGGCGCGCATGGTTAGTTTTCCTCTTTTGGAGTCATTGATGGTACGTGTAACGCTACTTTACTTTTCACTTCTAAAAGCCCATACTGCGGACTACTATGAAAAAGGAATTCAAGCATTTTGGGAAAGCCCTGTCACCTGCCCTGCCCTGTTTTTTTACTGTATGAATGACCCAATGAGTGACCATACTACAGTGGATAAACTCTTGGAGTACTGGGAGAAGAAAGGAATCGAAGTGCAAGGCAAGAATTGGGAGAAATCCGTACATGCAGGACATCTACGAAGACATACACGGGAGTACACAGAGATCCTGAACAATTTCATTAGTGGTCTACAGGCCAGAGTGCCAAAAAGCAAACTGTAG
- the LOC143775805 gene encoding transmembrane protein 53-A-like isoform X2 encodes MTCILIIIRRELEQRCGVADMPEGRLLHYQASASPVDLTMKASSGSVLQEQALTTSLPPCVKKYSNSVSLYINPTKSENCQSPRPLLLFLPWLGSNSRSHEKYIQLYFKLGFDVLVVESSMLHFLWPKTGLEFAGRLLHLLVKEKDLSSRKLYIHAMSIGGYTFAQMLVGSSMEQRKILEKIHGQVFDSLVIGSIERMARGVARMVSFPLLESLMVRVTLLYFSLLKAHTADYYEKGIQAFWESPVTCPALFFYCMNDPMSDHTTVDKLLEYWEKKGIEVQGKNWEKSVHAGHLRRHTREYTEILNNFISGLQARVPKSKL; translated from the exons GGTCGTCTTCTCCATTATCAAGCAAGTGCATCCCCTGTAGACCTTACTATGAAAGCATCTTCTGGATCTGTCCTTCAGGAACAAGCTTTGACTACCTCATTGCCaccttgtgtgaaaaagtattcCAACTCTGTCTCCTTGTACATCAACCCGACAAAATCTGAAAACTGTCAATCTCCTCGCCCGCTTTTACTATTCCTTCCTTGGCTGGGCTCAAATTCACGATCCCATGAAAAGTATATCCAGCTGTACTTTAAACTGGGCTTTGATGTGTTGGTGGTAGAAAGCtcaatgttgcattttttgtggccAAAGACTGGTCTGGAGTTCGCAGGACGCTTGTTACATCTCTTGGTCAAAGAAAAGGATCTTTCTTCCAGAAAACTTTACATCCATGCAATGTCTATTGGTGGCTACACATTTGCACAGATGTTGGTGGGGTCATCCATGGAGCAACGGAAAATTCTGGAGAAGATACACGGTCAAGTGTTTGACAGCCTTGTGATTGGCAGCATAGAAAGGATGGCAAGAG GTGTGGCGCGCATGGTTAGTTTTCCTCTTTTGGAGTCATTGATGGTACGTGTAACGCTACTTTACTTTTCACTTCTAAAAGCCCATACTGCGGACTACTATGAAAAAGGAATTCAAGCATTTTGGGAAAGCCCTGTCACCTGCCCTGCCCTGTTTTTTTACTGTATGAATGACCCAATGAGTGACCATACTACAGTGGATAAACTCTTGGAGTACTGGGAGAAGAAAGGAATCGAAGTGCAAGGCAAGAATTGGGAGAAATCCGTACATGCAGGACATCTACGAAGACATACACGGGAGTACACAGAGATCCTGAACAATTTCATTAGTGGTCTACAGGCCAGAGTGCCAAAAAGCAAACTGTAG